From the Triticum urartu cultivar G1812 chromosome 4, Tu2.1, whole genome shotgun sequence genome, the window TGTTCAatatgagacggagggagtataaagtAAAAGTAGTAGTGAGTTGTGTGTCTTTACCGGAGCTGCGTACAAAGGCCAAGTCAGCGGGGAGGTGACAGCCACAGAAGTCTGCGCACTGAAACACTGTACTAGGACCGAGAAGGCAAGAATGGTAGCAGGCCACTTTGAAGATGCTCCCGCCGCAATCCACGCCCTCTACATGTTGCACCTGCTTGAGGACCAGCCCCAGCACGAGTAAACACACGATCACACTCCCCAGACCCCTCTTGCTTCCTCCCATGGCTATGGCTGCCGGGCTCTCCTCCAGGAGGCACAAGTAATAATGGGGGCTTTGGTTCAAGGGCTTCTGAGGCTAGATTTGGATGGCTACTAGTATCGATTTTTATACTAGGAGATGATGGTCGTGGGAGTGTGTAGATGAGTACTGGTTGTTGCACGTGAAACCAAAGCAGACCAGGGCCATAGTTTCTTCTCCCACACGGGATAAAAAGTTTGGATCGACGGCGCGCGCGGACAAAGTTGTGACCTGGGCGCACCTATCCAGTAGGGATGTTACGTGCACGCCGGCGCGTTTTTTAACTACATTCTAGTATTTCCTCCATTtataaatataagtctttttagagattctaacataaactacatacgaagcaaaataagTGAGTCTATACTATAAAATACGTTCATATACATTTATAATTTTATATATGACTCATATTGAAATTTCTAAAAAGATCAGGTTGTATTTGGCAGCTCAGCATTTTTGTAGTTTTCCAAGGATAACATAGTTTTGAAAGAAAAAAACATTGGTTTTAAATATGTTAGTTTATAGCTGGGCTTATGCCTATATAAGACAATAATCTCTCGTTAAAGGCTCATTTAGATGCATGGCAAATGATGGTAAGTTTAGTACCATACTGCTAGTAGAGTGAGAGTGAGACCCCTTTAGAAGGGATGCTCTACCACATGTCATTGGGAGTTTGGGaagaggagttgtacacgcgcactcctccccctcctctgcaAGCCTCGCGTCGTCACGACGTGTGCGCGTCACGGGTTGCCGGAACGAGCCGAAGCTTATTTTTGCCAGTCAGAAATTGTTAATTACTCTTGGATTAATTGATTTTTTAGGGTCACCACACTTTATTTAAACCTCAATGATGTTTGGTACAAATAAAACAGTAGGAAAAGTGGATAACCAAAGGTGCCGTCCCGCGGCAAGAGAGGCCGAAGCCTTAGCCAAAGCATGAGCTTCAAAATTGCATTCTCTAGCTTCATGCACCACTTCAAATTCATCGACTTGCCTCATTCTCAGTTTTATATCCCTGATAATAGTCGCCGAGGAGCCCATGAAGTTACCATATAAATGATTGACAGTGGCTAAGCAGTCAGTTGCAACTTTCACCCTTCTCAACTGCAGGTCTGTTGCTAGGGCGAATGCCTCACAGCAAGCATGGGCTTCTAAACATTCAGGATCGACTAGTCCATCAAAGACAGTCACTGAAGCTCCCAGGTAAACACCTTTGTCATCACGACAGATGGCTGCACTTGCACCTCTTACATTATTCCTGGAGATTGAAGCATCGACATTAATCTTTGCTACACCAGGACCACTTTTCAACCATCGTTTCGTGACTCCTCTCTGAACTCCAGCGTGCTTTTTCTTCTCCTTTGCTGGCATTAACTGAAGATCATCCAAAAATCTTTGAATGAAAGAAAAAGTAGGCAGGGGACTCTGATATTTCTTCATGCTTTGCCTGTCTCCTTGCCCACCAAATTGCCCAGAGTGTCACAAGAATCTTCGCAAAAACTTGTTCACTCGTTGATTCTTGCATCTCCGTAAGCCACAGCCTTGCATCATCGAATTGGCATGCAATCATATGCTCAACTATGTCCTCATCAACTAGTGCCCAGACACATTTTGACATGCGGCAATCAATTAGTGCATGGCGCCAGCTGTCCACTTCGGCATTGCAAAGAAAACAGGTCTCCGAATCAGCTATATGCCTCTGTTTTAATACTGCACCAGTCGGGATAGAGTTCCGAGCTAATCTCCAAGAAAAAAAATTATCTTCCCTGGGACATTTGCTTTCCATAGTTTCTGCCATTGTTTCTGTTTTGATGCCATATCTGACATACTTCCATGGTGGTATAGCCAATCCTCCCTTCGCCTCTTCATATCGACCAGCAGGCGGTACGCAGACCGTACCGAGAAAATACCTAAACGCTCATAGTGCCACGCCCACCAATCCTCTGAAGCAGAAGTGCACAGCGGAATATTTAACACAGCTTCAGCATCAATGACATTCATGTGCTGGTAAACAGCAGCCCGATCCCACTTTCTGGAGGGTACATCAATTAGTTCTGCAACCAAAACCGGAGGAACATCAGAGATTGGGTGCAAAGCCCGCAGCATATTGTTCCTTGGAATCTAGTTTTGGTTCCACACGTGCGTTGATCCACCATCACCGATCCGTCGTATGAGCCCTTGTTTCAAAACTTCCAAGCCCGCATAAACAGCTCTCCATACTTGTGACGGTTGTGATCCAATTTCTGCTTGCAACAAGTCTGAAGATGGGAAATACTTTGCCTTCAAAATTCTAGCACTCCACGAACTAGGTTCCTGGAGTATTCTCCATCCTTGTTTTGCCAACATCGCGAGGTTAAAGAGCTCAGTGTCCCAAAATCCCAGACCACCCATGTACTTGGGCATAGTGAGATCCTCCCAAGAGACCCAGGTTGTTTTTCTATTTCCATCTTTACTCCCCCAAAAAAAATTCCTCAACATAGTATTCATCTGATTGCAAAGGCCCCGGGGTAGCAAGAAGCATGACATGGAGTAAGTGGGGATCGCCTGAGCGATTGCTTTTATTAAAATTTCCTTCCCAGATGAAGCCATACACTTCTCAATCCAGCCCTGAACTTTTGCCCACATTCTGTCTTTTATGTACTTAAATGATCCATTCTTGCTCCTTCCCACATCTGACGGTAAGCTAAGGTACCGTTCATTTAAAGACTCATTTGGAACAGTAAGAATGGATTTAATAGAATTCCTTGTAGCCTCCGGGCAACCCTTCCCAAAAAAGATAGAAGACTTGGTTAAATTAACTATTTGTCCTGAAGCATCACAGTACTGCTGCACCGTATCTCGGATGATAGTAGCAGCGATATCATTTGCTTTCAACATGAGTAAATTGTCATCCGCAAAAAGTAAATGATTGACGGGAGGAGCCGTAGGAGCGAGAACTACCCCCCTCACATTTTCATTCTCACCCTTGGAGTTCAACAAACACGAGAAACTTTCTGCCGCTAGCAAGAAGAGATACGGAGAGATCGGGTCACCTTGGCGGATGCCCTTGGTGGGTTTAAACTCCTCCAGTTGACCACCATTCAGCAAAACTGAGAAGGAAACTGTATTCACACATTGCATAACTTTACGAACCCAAGATGGATGCAAGCCAATTTTTAGCATAACAGCTTCAAGGTAGTTCCACTCAACCCTATCATACGCTTTCATCATGTCAAGCTTCAATGCACAATGTGAATTTTTCTTACTCCTTGATCTCTTCATGAAGTGAAGGCATTCATATGCAGCTATAACATTGTCAGTAATGAGTCTGCCATGAACGAAAGCGGATTGCTCTTGGGAAATAATCTCCGGTAAAATCTTTTTCAGCCGGTTAGAATGAACTTTAGAAATAATCTTGAAGATTACGTTGCACAAACTAATCGGTCGAAATTGGACCAAAGAGGTTGGGTTTTTTACCTTAGGGATAAGAACGATGAACGTTTTATTTTAACCTCCGGAGAATCTAGCCCATTGAGAACACGCAATACCATCTCGGTAACCTCATCACCGCAAACACTCCAATTCCGCTGAAAGAAATGCGCCGGAAAACCATCCGGTCCCGGTGCCTTTGTTGGATACATTTGGAATAGGGCCTCCTTTACTTCACTAGCTTTATATGGTGCATTAAGCATGTCATTCATCTCAGTACTGACTTTACAAGGAATGTGGGATAACACTTCCTCCATCCCAACAGTGCCTTCAGATGCATATAAATTCTTGTAGAATTCGGTCACCATGCTGCCCAATTCCTTTTCATCTCTGCATAATGTGCCATCCTCCCTCGGAAGCTCACTGATTCTATTTTTTCTTTTCCTCATAGACGCCTTTTGGTGAAAAAACTTTGTATTGCCGTCACCCTCCGCAAGCCACTGTATGCGCGAACGTTGGCGCCACATAATCTCTCCGCGGAAATTCAACTCTATTATTCTGTTTTGCACTTTCAATTCCTCATACGAAGGCCCCTGCCTATTAGGTTCAGACCTTAGCTCCTCAAGTTTTTTCTTCAAACTTCTAAGTTCACTCCTCACCTGACCAAAAGTGTGCTTGCCCCATGCAGCCAAAGCCGAGGCCAGGGCATGTAATTTCAAACTGGTATCTTGAACCGTCTCGGCCTTGCCTAACGATGCCCACACCTGCTCAAGCATCGGGAAGTATTCATCATGAGTTTCCCACATTTGTTCATAGCGGAACGGTTTGTCCAAAGCAATCCTCCTATTTGCTGCATCCAAATCATTAAAAAGGATAATTGGTGAATGATCAGATTTTTCAGCCACAAGATGTCTCACAGAAGCGAAAGGGAACAAGGAGCTCCAGCTAGCAGTAGCCAGTGCCCTATCCAGCCGCACCCTACAGAAGTATCCACCCGTCACCTTTTTCTCCCATGTCCAATCCACACCGATATACCCAAGATCGCACAGACCGCACACATCAATTGATGAGTCGCTAAGTAGTGCCACTGTCCAAGACGTCGGACCGTGGGCTGCTCGCGGACTCGGTCGTGGGCCAGGAACAAAGAGAAAAAAAATGACTTGAATAAAAGAAGCATTGCGACTTAGTAGAATCAATGAAAAGAAGGATTCGGAACGTGAAAATGCTTCGGCTGAAAAAGCCGAATTAAGTAGTATATATTCTAaatccatcaaatccaaagaggCAAGCATTATTGAGAAAGGGCATGGAAAACATAACAAAACAGTCATGCTTGATTTTTTTTTCTAAAGTTAATGAAACCTACTTCTTGCCTTATAAGTTTCATGCCATAGAAGTTGACGAGCTTCAATGACAACAACAAGTAGCCGAACAAAGTTTAGTTGACAAAGATCTTCAAAGTAAATATGCAAACAATCAAGAAAAAGATGAAGACAAGGTGTTGGGGGTCATCCAAAAGCAGAGCAAGATATTTTTCAAGTCATGCAATCATTATGCTCTCCCAACCTATTTGAAGAGGTGTCTAGCAAGTAATGACCTATATTAAGATTTGGTCATAACTTTGttgttgatgcatctattagaAAAAAAATCCTTATAAACAATCTTGAGAGACCAACGAAGAAAGGTAATTTAATTGTTAGCAATAAGATTGTTACAAAGCATATCGGTCAACATGTTGTGCATTTAGAGTGACCGATAGTGACTTATTATTGCAATCAAAGTTGTCCCGATTGGTTTAttttaaaaatatatataaaTGGATGGATTTGCTTGTTCTATACTTAGCTTACATTTGGTCTCAAATGAGACATGTATGTCCTAACTATTTTGGTTTCAAAAACATAAAGCCAAGTTTGAATTATGTTGAGAAACCCGATGCTAGTATAATTTCTTATTCAAAACATGTATAGAAAAATGTTTCTAATGTATAGGTAAAATATACAACATGTATGGAAACAAATTAAACATcaaaacatatatatgaaaaaatgttAAACGTGTATATTTTTATGATGTATATAAAAAATATAGATGGTGTATGAAAAATGTAGACattaaaatatattttttgaaaaaattTGTGCAGTGTTAAAAAATGTTTGTGCAACTTTTAGAAAATGGTGATagcatttgaaaaaaatgttcaaCGCGTAATTGAAAAACTGCTTAATACATATGCGAACAACAATGTTCAAAAACACATGtttgaaaaaaatgttaatcatgtatttgagAAATGTTAAACATATATAAAATAAATGTTTCAGCTGTATACGAAAAATGTACAATGTGTCTGGCACAAAGTAGATATCaaaacatgtatttgaaaaaatgttaatcatgtattaaaaaatttAAACTTCTACAATTTATTCTCTTCATGTATACAAAAAAATATAGATATAAAAACTTGTACATTTAAAataatgttaatcatgtatttaaaaaattgTTAAACTCATAGAACATCTTTTTTCCCCAACAATTCTAATTTATACAAGCTTTTGGATAAATATATATCAAAAGTGTTCGCCCATTTAAGCGCAAGCGACTAGTTATCGGCTAATGGTAGATGGAGACATGACGAAAATACGGAGGACTTCTAGACACATGCATCTGACTAGGGACTAGGGCAGTTACTTCTATGCGTCGAACATGTCCTTGAATATTGCAGAAAATGGGCGGTTTCATCTGAAGTAGTAGCCTGGACTTGTTTGATCAATGCCATAAATATCAACTAAATATTTTCCTCTTCGAAAAGGAGGTAACCCTCGGCATATCAACAGAATACTGCAGAGAAGTGTTCACTGAAAATGGGGAAAACAAGATCCATTTCATGGTTTACATCACAGACATCAAACAACTTGAGGTCAGGcctaaaataaataaatcaaagaCCAAAGAATATTACGTGAGGCATATGCTCATAGAGTTTATATCCATAGAAAAACGATACAACATATATTATTATATCTCAATCATGGCAGTACATCAGGCAGGCATCAATATGACACCACCATGATATCTTTTATTGGAGCAACAAAAGAAAATACACACAAGCACATAAACAAACTGACACACTGGTTTGGATACTCTCAATGGGATCCTGTTTTTTATTGAACACGATGGTGTGACATAACTTTGGCCTGTGAAATCATAGACCAAGCATATGCATTATTAGTCATCAAGGGATGCCAAGAGAGTATCCCCCTTACAGAAACTGTCACAAGCATCCCCGCAGCGTTTCACATAGAGTTTCATCTCTTCGGTGTTGTCAGCTGGTGCCAAAATAGGATAGTATGCGTCAAGAACTAACTTTTCAATTAGTTTGCATGTACAAATGAAATATAAATATACTCAGATGGATTTTATTTACCTGTGTTGATCACATTGTCACACACGGAAGACCTACATCCCAAGCTGCAATACTCAATGGCGTTTGGTTCATCTGCCAAAACGAAGTAGATCTGAGATAAACAATTCCTCAGTTACAATATGTCGATGTTTTGTGTATTGGCATGGCCTCTACCATTTATTCTGTATTAGCTATTTTCACAACTATTTTATGGTAGAAACTTCTTAATATAGCGGAAACATTATTCATGTCAAATCTGATCATACAAATATCAACTAACAAATACAGAATAGTTTATTAAATTAATAGGTAAACTTGGAATTTTATAATTTGACATTACACTTTTTTAGGGTCACAACCACATCTACTTTGAAAAGGAGATAGTATATAAATTAGAAGTAGCGAGTTGTCTGTCTTTACCGGAGCTGCGTGCAGAGGCCAAGTTAGCGGGGACTCGACAAGCACAGAAGTCTGCGCACTGGAACACTGTACTAGGACCGAGAAGGCAAGAATTGAAGCAGGCCACTTTGAAGGGGTTTGCGCCGCAATCCACGCCCTCTACTTGCACCTGCTCCAGGACCAGCCCCAGCACGAGTAGGCACACGATCGCACTCTCCAGACCCTTTTGGCCTCCTCCCATGGCTATGGCTGCCGGGCTATCTTGCAGAAGGCACAAGTATTGATGGGGGCTTTTGGTTGAGGACAGGTGAGACTAGAGTGAGTTCCATGGCTCCTGGTAGGGATTTTTATACTAGGAGATGATGGTCGTGGGAGTGTGTAGATGAGTACTGGTTGTTGCAAGTGAAACCAAAACACACCGGGGCCATAGTTTCTTCTCCCACACGGGGCAAAAAGTTGGATCGATGGCGCGCGGACAAAGTTGGCCGGAGCCGATGACGACGACGGCGGTGACAATGCTGTGACCTGCGCGAAGCTATCCAGTAGGATGTTACGTGCAAGCCTGCGCGTTTTTTCACTGCATTTCTATAAAAAAATATATACGATGAAATACGTTTTGACGTGAACTACACACACACAATAAAGTACTAATGTATTTCTGGCACAACCATATTTTGTTTAGATTTTTTTGAAACTTTAAAACCCGATTTCACTCTAGCTGGTCCTATTTTGTCCCAGCATGCAACTATGGGGCGGGGTTTGGACAAAATACATTTTTTGTCAAAATGACACGCGTGCATGGGAATAGAGGGGGGGTGCCGTGTTATATGTCGCCGAAATACCTTTTTTTTTGTTGCTGGGAACGATACGTGCATGCCAGAAACACATCTCTTTGCTGTACACATGTGCATGCCTTTGAGGTTTGAGCTGGCGATGTATATCAAACAACGTGTGTCCAATGTCACGTTGGTTTTTGGTGTGCAAGATTTGTAGATTGCTGATCACGCTTGCCGCGGGAAGTTTTTCGTGTGCAGATACGTGGCTTTATATGACATCTCAACTAGAGCTTTGTTTTTTTTCCTACACTAATCATATTATTTTAAAAGAAAAATATACTTTTCGTCCTTTAACTCTAGATTTAATCCTTCAACTTTAAAACCAGACAAATTGCATTCTAAACTTTTAAAACCGGTAATACTATCTTTTACAAAGAACAATCCTACCTTGTTTACACGTCCACTAAATGCACCATTGTAGACTACTTTCATTTT encodes:
- the LOC125550504 gene encoding type-5 thionin; the encoded protein is MGGGQKGLESAIVCLLVLGLVLEQVQVEGVDCGANPFKVACFNSCLLGPSTVFQCADFCACRVPANLASARSSDEPNAIEYCSLGCRSSVCDNVINTADNTEEMKLYVKRCGDACDSFCKGDTLLASLDD